Proteins from a genomic interval of Kitasatospora kifunensis:
- a CDS encoding SURF1 family protein, translated as MTPRWLGSTVLAIAAIVVCLWLGSWQLSRFEGRVSSQHAASATAAPAAPQAAASPLDSVLAGADAQVTTGTVGHPVTVSGQYDSAHQLLVPNRTVDGRQGYYVLTPLRTAGGRAVAVVRGWLPGSPGGSVPAAPTGEVTVAGRLQASENADTSGAANGGLPSGQLGMINPASLVNLLPYPFYDGWVAADGTAAGLTAVPTAQPSGGGGLDARAFQNLGYTLQWFVFAGFVGFMWFRLARREAEAVQDRALGLEPVLD; from the coding sequence GTGACTCCGCGCTGGCTCGGCAGCACCGTGCTCGCCATCGCCGCCATCGTGGTCTGTCTCTGGCTGGGCTCCTGGCAGCTGAGCCGGTTCGAGGGCCGGGTCTCCAGTCAGCACGCCGCCTCCGCCACCGCCGCTCCGGCCGCCCCGCAGGCGGCGGCCAGCCCGTTGGACTCGGTGCTCGCCGGTGCGGACGCCCAGGTCACCACCGGGACGGTCGGCCACCCGGTGACCGTCTCGGGGCAGTACGACAGCGCCCACCAGCTGCTGGTGCCCAACCGCACGGTGGACGGCCGCCAGGGCTACTACGTGCTCACCCCGCTGCGCACCGCCGGTGGCCGGGCGGTCGCGGTGGTGCGTGGTTGGCTGCCCGGTTCGCCCGGCGGTTCGGTACCCGCGGCGCCCACCGGTGAGGTCACCGTCGCAGGCCGGTTGCAGGCCTCCGAGAACGCCGACACCAGCGGTGCGGCGAACGGCGGGCTGCCGAGCGGGCAGCTGGGCATGATCAACCCGGCCAGCCTGGTCAACCTGCTGCCGTACCCGTTCTACGACGGCTGGGTGGCCGCCGACGGCACGGCGGCCGGCCTGACCGCCGTGCCGACCGCGCAGCCCTCCGGCGGTGGCGGCCTGGACGCGCGGGCCTTCCAGAACCTCGGCTACACCCTGCAGTGGTTCGTCTTCGCGGGCTTCGTCGGTTTCATGTGGTTCCGGTTGGCCCGCCGCGAGGCGGAGGCGGTCCAGGACCGGGCGCTGGGCCTCGAACCGGTCCTGGACTGA
- a CDS encoding SigE family RNA polymerase sigma factor, with protein sequence MTTAATDTAGASVDLLTTTYQEHYRALLRLAALLLDDRSSCEDVVQEAFIRVHAARRRVREPEKILAYLRQTVVNLSRSTLRRRLLGLRLLPKPMPDMASAEEGAYDALERDQLKAALQGLQRRQREVLVLRYYADMTEAQVAELLGVSVGAVKAYGSRGLAALRVLMESSHD encoded by the coding sequence ATGACCACGGCCGCCACCGACACGGCCGGCGCCAGCGTCGACCTGCTCACGACCACGTACCAGGAGCACTACCGCGCGCTGCTGCGGCTGGCCGCGCTGCTCCTGGACGACCGGTCGAGTTGCGAGGACGTGGTCCAGGAGGCCTTCATCCGGGTGCACGCCGCCCGTCGCCGGGTCCGTGAGCCGGAGAAGATCCTCGCCTACCTGCGGCAGACCGTGGTCAACCTCTCACGCAGCACGCTGCGGCGGCGGCTGCTGGGCCTGCGGCTGCTGCCCAAGCCCATGCCTGACATGGCCAGTGCAGAAGAGGGCGCCTACGATGCTCTGGAACGCGATCAGCTGAAGGCGGCGCTGCAAGGCCTGCAGAGGCGCCAGCGCGAGGTCCTGGTGCTGCGTTACTACGCCGACATGACGGAGGCTCAGGTTGCCGAGCTGCTGGGGGTCTCGGTGGGCGCGGTCAAGGCGTACGGCTCACGCGGGCTGGCGGCGCTGCGGGTGCTGATGGAGAGCAGTCATGACTGA
- a CDS encoding MFS transporter encodes MTSTTLAPTPTPAPEAARDGRAARGLLPVVLTATFVTTLDFFIVNVAIPSLQSDLHAGPSGVQWVVAGFGLALAAGLITAGRLGDRFGRRRIFALGLLLFTLSSAACGLAPSTGTLVAARVVQGLSAALMGPQVLAILRSGYTGAAQARAFGMYGLTMGIGAVLGQLIGGLLIRADLLGLGWRACFLINLPVGLVTLALVRRCVPESRAPGTTGLDLPGTALVTAALTALVLPLIQGQSAGWPLWTWCCLGGSAVLFALFALHQSRLATDPVVDPRLLRERAFTAGILTQLGFNLGQGSFFLVLAVYLQQGHGLSALGSGLLFTAIGGGYLITSTRVHRIAARLGRQTIALGTLGIALGLVLLAVTARQVGTAGSAWSLAPGLFVDGLGMGLVIAPLTGTVLTAVRPQLVGSASGVLATVQQVGNALGIALLGNLFYGSLGGGFSHAFVLCLLVLAALEVAVAGLAQRLPRG; translated from the coding sequence ATGACCAGCACCACCCTGGCACCGACCCCGACCCCGGCCCCCGAGGCCGCCCGCGACGGACGAGCCGCCCGGGGCCTGCTCCCCGTGGTGCTCACCGCCACCTTCGTGACCACCCTCGACTTCTTCATCGTCAACGTCGCCATCCCCTCGCTGCAGAGCGACCTGCACGCCGGCCCCTCGGGCGTCCAGTGGGTGGTGGCCGGCTTCGGCCTGGCGCTGGCGGCTGGGCTGATCACCGCGGGCCGGCTCGGCGACCGCTTCGGCCGCCGCCGGATCTTCGCCCTCGGCCTGCTGCTCTTCACCCTCTCCTCGGCCGCCTGCGGCCTGGCGCCCAGCACCGGCACGCTGGTTGCCGCCCGCGTGGTGCAGGGGCTGTCGGCCGCCCTGATGGGACCTCAGGTGCTGGCCATCCTGCGCAGCGGCTACACCGGCGCCGCCCAGGCCAGGGCCTTTGGGATGTACGGGCTGACCATGGGCATCGGCGCGGTGCTCGGCCAGCTGATCGGCGGGCTGCTGATCCGGGCCGATCTCCTCGGCCTCGGCTGGCGGGCCTGCTTCCTGATCAACCTGCCGGTCGGCCTGGTCACCCTGGCCCTGGTGCGCCGCTGCGTCCCGGAGTCCCGCGCACCGGGCACCACCGGCCTGGACCTGCCCGGCACCGCGCTGGTGACCGCCGCGCTGACCGCGCTGGTGCTGCCGCTGATCCAGGGCCAGTCGGCGGGCTGGCCGCTGTGGACCTGGTGCTGCCTGGGCGGCTCCGCCGTGCTGTTCGCCCTCTTCGCACTGCACCAGAGCCGACTGGCCACCGACCCGGTGGTGGACCCGCGGCTGCTGCGCGAGCGGGCCTTCACCGCCGGCATCCTCACCCAGCTCGGCTTCAACCTGGGCCAGGGCTCGTTCTTCCTGGTGCTGGCGGTCTACCTGCAGCAGGGCCACGGCCTGAGCGCGCTCGGCTCCGGCCTGCTCTTCACCGCGATCGGCGGCGGCTACCTGATCACCTCCACCCGGGTGCACCGGATCGCGGCCCGGCTCGGCCGCCAGACCATCGCGCTCGGCACCCTGGGCATCGCCCTGGGCCTGGTGCTGCTCGCCGTCACCGCGCGGCAGGTCGGCACCGCCGGCAGCGCCTGGTCGCTGGCGCCCGGGCTCTTCGTGGACGGGCTCGGCATGGGCCTGGTGATCGCGCCGCTGACCGGCACCGTGCTGACCGCCGTGCGCCCGCAGCTGGTCGGCTCGGCCTCGGGGGTGCTGGCAACCGTGCAGCAGGTCGGCAACGCCCTGGGGATCGCGCTGCTCGGCAACCTGTTCTACGGCTCGCTCGGCGGCGGCTTCTCGCACGCCTTCGTCCTGTGCCTGCTGGTCCTGGCCGCCCTGGAGGTCGCGGTGGCCGGGCTCGCCCAGCGGCTGCCGCGGGGCTGA
- the recR gene encoding recombination mediator RecR has product MYEGVVQDLIDELGRLPGVGPKSAQRIAFHILQSDPVDVRRLAHALLEVKEKVRFCSVCGNVAEAEQCRVCLDPRRDLTVICVVEEPKDVVAIERTREFRGRYHVLGGAISPIEGVGPDDLRIRELLARLADGTVGELILATDPNLEGEATATYLARLCKPMGLKVTRLASGLPVGGDLEYADEVTLGRAFEGRRLLDV; this is encoded by the coding sequence GTGTACGAGGGCGTAGTTCAGGACCTGATCGACGAACTGGGCAGGCTGCCCGGCGTCGGGCCCAAGAGCGCCCAGCGGATCGCCTTCCACATCCTGCAGTCCGATCCGGTGGACGTGCGGCGGTTGGCGCACGCGCTGCTGGAGGTCAAGGAGAAGGTGCGGTTCTGCTCGGTCTGCGGCAACGTCGCGGAGGCCGAGCAGTGCCGGGTCTGCCTGGACCCGCGCCGCGACCTCACGGTGATCTGCGTGGTCGAGGAGCCCAAGGACGTGGTCGCGATCGAGCGGACGCGCGAGTTCCGTGGCCGCTACCACGTGCTCGGCGGCGCGATCAGTCCGATCGAAGGGGTCGGGCCGGATGACCTGCGGATCCGCGAGCTGCTGGCGCGGCTGGCCGACGGGACGGTCGGCGAGCTGATCCTCGCCACAGACCCCAATCTGGAGGGGGAGGCAACCGCCACCTACCTGGCCCGGCTCTGCAAGCCGATGGGCCTGAAGGTGACTCGGCTGGCGAGCGGGCTGCCCGTCGGCGGGGACTTGGAGTACGCCGACGAGGTCACCCTCGGCCGGGCCTTCGAAGGGAGACGACTGCTCGATGTCTGA
- a CDS encoding aspartate kinase — protein sequence MGLVVQKYGGSSVADAEGIKRVARRIVDTKKAGHEVVVVVSAMGDTTDELIELAEQVSPIPAGREFDMLLTAGERISMALLAMAIKALGHEAQSFTGSQAGVITDQVHNKARIIDVTPGRIRSALDQGNIAIVAGFQGVSQVSKDITTLGRGGSDTTAVALAAALKAEVCEIYTDVDGVFTADPRVVKKARKIDWIAYEDMLELASSGSKVLLDRCVEYARRYNIPIHVRSSFSGLPGTIVSNSNPNKPEGGEMEQAIISGVAHDTSEAKVTVVGVPDKPGEAARIFRAIADAEVNIDMVVQNVSAASTGLTDISFTLPKTEGQKAIDALGRVKEGIGYESLRYDDAIGKISLVGAGMRSNPGVTATFFEALSEAGVNIELISTSEIRISVVTRADDVNEAVRAVHSAFGLDSESDEAVVYGGTGR from the coding sequence GTGGGCCTTGTCGTGCAGAAGTACGGCGGCTCATCCGTTGCGGATGCCGAGGGCATCAAGCGCGTAGCCCGTCGAATTGTCGACACCAAGAAGGCCGGCCATGAGGTCGTCGTCGTGGTGTCCGCGATGGGCGACACGACGGACGAGCTGATCGAACTCGCCGAGCAGGTATCCCCTATTCCCGCCGGTCGCGAGTTCGACATGCTGCTGACCGCAGGAGAGCGAATCTCCATGGCCCTGCTGGCGATGGCGATCAAAGCCCTCGGGCACGAGGCGCAGTCCTTCACCGGCAGCCAGGCCGGGGTGATCACCGACCAGGTTCACAACAAGGCGCGCATCATCGATGTCACGCCGGGTCGGATCCGCAGCGCCCTGGATCAGGGCAACATCGCGATCGTGGCCGGCTTCCAGGGCGTGTCCCAGGTGAGCAAGGACATCACTACCCTGGGCCGTGGCGGCTCCGACACCACCGCGGTCGCGTTGGCCGCCGCGCTCAAGGCCGAGGTCTGTGAGATCTACACCGACGTGGACGGTGTCTTCACCGCCGACCCGCGAGTGGTGAAGAAGGCTCGCAAGATCGACTGGATCGCCTACGAGGACATGCTCGAACTGGCGTCCTCGGGCTCCAAGGTGCTGCTGGACCGCTGTGTGGAGTACGCGCGGCGCTACAACATCCCGATCCACGTACGATCGTCCTTCTCCGGTTTGCCGGGGACCATCGTCAGCAACAGCAACCCGAACAAGCCCGAAGGGGGCGAGATGGAGCAGGCCATCATCTCCGGAGTCGCCCACGACACGTCCGAGGCGAAGGTCACGGTCGTCGGAGTGCCGGACAAGCCGGGCGAGGCGGCCCGGATCTTCCGCGCCATCGCCGACGCCGAGGTCAACATCGACATGGTGGTGCAGAACGTCTCCGCCGCGTCGACCGGACTGACCGACATCTCCTTCACCCTGCCGAAGACCGAGGGCCAGAAGGCCATCGACGCGCTCGGCCGGGTCAAGGAGGGCATCGGCTACGAGTCGCTGCGCTACGACGACGCGATCGGCAAGATCTCCCTGGTCGGGGCCGGTATGCGGTCCAACCCCGGGGTCACCGCGACGTTCTTCGAGGCGCTCTCGGAGGCCGGCGTCAACATCGAGCTGATCTCCACCTCGGAGATCCGGATCTCGGTGGTCACCCGGGCGGATGACGTCAACGAGGCGGTGCGCGCCGTGCACAGCGCCTTCGGCCTGGACAGCGAGAGCGACGAGGCCGTCGTCTACGGCGGGACCGGGCGATGA
- a CDS encoding S9 family peptidase encodes MSSEKNDVPAWEQRFRAARVSLPEWADDAPERSLYVSNASGTFEVYAWDRTAGTHRQVTDRPSGTTDASLTPDGEWVWWFDDTAGDEYGVWRRQPFAGGPDQPAVPGLAPSYEAGLALGRDGTVVVGRSTDEDGTTLHLLRPGASEPVEIYRHAEYGGVGDLSHDSALLAVDHTEHGDAMHSAIRVLRCADGEPVAELDDVTGRQAPSGLACLGFAPVDGDSRLLVAHQRRGRWEPMLWDPLTGVETELLLRTEDGRELPGDVSAQWFPDATALLVEHEFEARSELFGYTLATGTLTRLPTPRGTVAGATARPDGTVEFLWSCAAEPSAVRSTAGTVVLRAPGSVPPRSVPVEDVWVEGPGGRVHALVQRPEGPGPYPTVFEIHGGPTHHDSDSFAAGPAAWLDHGFAVVRVNYRGSTGYGQAWTDALRERVGLIELEDIGAVRAWAVASGLADPERLVLSGGSWGGYLTLLGLGTQPGDWSLGLAAVPVADYLTAYADEMEALKSLDRTLFGGTPEEVPERWRASSPLTYVEQVRAPVYLSAGLNDPRCPIRQIENYVARLEQLGVPHEVYRYEAGHGSLVVDERIKQLRLEIDFARRYLKV; translated from the coding sequence ATGAGTAGCGAGAAGAACGACGTGCCCGCCTGGGAACAGCGCTTCCGGGCGGCACGGGTGTCCCTTCCTGAGTGGGCGGACGACGCCCCGGAGCGTTCGCTGTACGTCTCCAACGCCTCAGGCACCTTCGAGGTCTACGCCTGGGACCGGACCGCCGGCACCCACCGGCAGGTCACCGACCGGCCGAGCGGCACCACCGACGCGTCCCTGACCCCCGACGGCGAGTGGGTCTGGTGGTTCGACGACACCGCCGGCGACGAGTACGGCGTCTGGCGCCGCCAGCCCTTCGCCGGCGGCCCGGACCAGCCGGCGGTGCCCGGCCTGGCACCCTCCTACGAGGCGGGGCTGGCGCTGGGCCGCGACGGCACCGTGGTGGTCGGCCGCTCCACCGACGAGGACGGCACCACCCTGCACCTGCTGCGCCCCGGGGCGAGCGAACCGGTGGAGATCTACCGGCACGCCGAGTACGGCGGGGTCGGCGACCTGTCCCACGACTCGGCGCTGCTGGCCGTCGACCACACCGAGCACGGCGACGCGATGCACAGCGCGATCCGGGTGCTGCGCTGCGCCGACGGTGAGCCGGTCGCCGAGCTGGACGACGTGACGGGCCGCCAGGCGCCGAGCGGACTGGCCTGCCTGGGCTTCGCCCCGGTCGACGGCGACAGCCGGCTGCTCGTCGCCCACCAGCGCCGCGGCCGCTGGGAGCCGATGCTCTGGGACCCGCTGACCGGGGTCGAGACCGAGCTGCTGCTGCGCACCGAGGACGGCCGCGAGCTGCCCGGCGACGTCTCCGCCCAGTGGTTCCCGGACGCGACCGCCCTGCTGGTCGAGCACGAGTTCGAGGCCAGGAGCGAGCTGTTCGGCTACACGCTCGCCACCGGCACGCTGACCCGCCTTCCCACCCCGCGCGGCACGGTGGCCGGCGCCACCGCCCGCCCCGACGGCACGGTCGAGTTCCTCTGGTCCTGCGCGGCCGAGCCCTCGGCGGTCCGCTCCACGGCGGGGACCGTGGTGCTGCGGGCCCCCGGCTCGGTGCCGCCGCGGTCGGTGCCGGTGGAGGACGTCTGGGTGGAGGGACCGGGCGGGCGGGTGCACGCGCTGGTCCAGCGGCCCGAGGGCCCCGGCCCGTACCCGACCGTCTTCGAGATCCACGGCGGCCCGACCCACCACGACAGCGACTCCTTCGCCGCCGGTCCGGCCGCCTGGCTGGACCACGGCTTCGCGGTGGTGCGGGTCAACTACCGCGGCTCCACCGGCTACGGCCAGGCCTGGACGGACGCGCTGCGCGAGCGGGTCGGCCTGATCGAACTGGAGGACATCGGTGCGGTGCGCGCCTGGGCGGTGGCCAGCGGCCTGGCCGACCCCGAGCGCCTGGTGCTCTCCGGCGGCTCCTGGGGCGGCTACCTCACCCTGCTGGGCCTCGGTACCCAGCCCGGGGACTGGTCGCTGGGCCTGGCCGCCGTCCCGGTCGCGGACTACCTGACCGCGTACGCGGACGAGATGGAGGCGCTCAAGTCGCTGGACCGCACGCTCTTCGGCGGCACGCCCGAGGAGGTCCCCGAGCGCTGGCGGGCCTCCTCGCCGTTGACCTACGTCGAGCAGGTGCGGGCGCCGGTCTACCTCAGCGCGGGCCTCAACGACCCGCGCTGCCCGATCCGGCAGATCGAGAACTACGTGGCCCGGCTCGAACAGCTCGGCGTCCCGCACGAGGTGTACCGGTACGAGGCCGGGCACGGCTCGCTGGTGGTGGACGAGCGGATCAAGCAGCTGCGGCTGGAGATCGACTTCGCCCGGCGGTACCTGAAGGTGTAG
- a CDS encoding YbaB/EbfC family nucleoid-associated protein, with product MFPGGQPNMQQLLKQAQKMQQDLAKAQEELAQTRVSGTAGGGLVEATVTGSGELVALTIAPAAVDPQDTETLADLVLAAVRDANAAAQKLQADRMGPLTQGLGGMGGGIPGLPF from the coding sequence GTGTTCCCTGGTGGCCAGCCCAACATGCAGCAGCTGCTCAAGCAGGCGCAGAAGATGCAGCAGGACCTCGCCAAGGCCCAGGAGGAGCTGGCCCAGACGCGGGTCAGTGGTACGGCGGGTGGCGGCCTGGTCGAGGCGACGGTGACCGGCAGCGGTGAGCTGGTGGCGCTGACCATCGCCCCGGCGGCCGTGGACCCGCAGGACACGGAGACGCTGGCCGACCTCGTGCTGGCCGCGGTCCGCGATGCCAACGCCGCCGCGCAGAAGCTCCAGGCGGACCGGATGGGCCCGCTGACCCAGGGGCTGGGCGGCATGGGCGGCGGTATCCCCGGCCTGCCGTTCTGA
- a CDS encoding MFS transporter: MFPHRRGSREDSRRADRVPGERALLTGMAIDSVGSGMYVPFSLVFFRHITGLPLTVIGAVLTVAGFAAMAVLPLVGTAVDRFGARRLQLALYVLRGLGFAAYPFASSLPAFAVVALLTSIGDRGFPVAQQARIGELARGAQVERLQAIARSLANAGLGAGTLLASLIIGLLGDRGFTAAAGLNAASFFAAALLARRVPAAGHAVAAGARRTREAKGPRAAERVGYRTVLADRPYLGLTGANFLIALGYSALSVLLPVFAVSCLGAPQSLTGVAFVVNTVLCAVAGVPVARLARRVGSRTRAAALGAGFFALAGLGQVVLGTLRPHALPVVMGGLLLLVVVATVGELVHNPSAAALATAAAPVALRGRYLATYQLSWSLAKTLAPSLFTLLLAADARLPWLLVAVAALAGGALLLRLGRLLPVAVLSPAPATVGTPGSASASVSGADAAASVGPCRFVPGPLPENSQKISPGKFRANHALAPRILSDPCPEARRLARRPARPAFTR; encoded by the coding sequence GTGTTCCCGCACCGTCGAGGTAGCCGCGAAGACAGCCGACGGGCCGACCGCGTGCCGGGCGAGCGCGCCCTGCTGACCGGCATGGCGATCGACTCCGTGGGCTCGGGCATGTACGTGCCGTTCAGCCTGGTCTTCTTCCGGCACATCACCGGCCTGCCGCTCACCGTGATCGGCGCGGTGCTCACGGTGGCCGGCTTCGCGGCGATGGCGGTGCTGCCGCTGGTCGGCACGGCGGTCGACCGGTTCGGCGCCAGGCGGCTGCAGCTCGCGCTCTACGTGTTGCGCGGGCTGGGCTTCGCCGCCTACCCGTTCGCGAGCTCGCTGCCCGCCTTCGCGGTGGTGGCGCTGCTGACCTCGATCGGGGACCGCGGCTTCCCGGTGGCCCAGCAGGCCCGGATCGGCGAGCTGGCGCGGGGCGCTCAGGTCGAGCGACTGCAGGCGATCGCGCGCAGCCTGGCCAACGCGGGCCTGGGCGCCGGGACGCTGCTCGCCTCGCTGATCATCGGGCTGCTGGGTGATCGCGGCTTCACGGCGGCGGCGGGCCTGAACGCGGCCAGCTTCTTCGCCGCCGCGCTGCTGGCCCGCCGGGTGCCCGCGGCGGGCCATGCCGTGGCCGCGGGGGCCAGGAGGACCAGGGAGGCCAAGGGGCCGCGGGCGGCCGAGCGGGTCGGCTACCGGACGGTGCTCGCCGACCGGCCCTACCTCGGCCTGACCGGGGCGAACTTCCTGATCGCGCTCGGCTACTCCGCCCTCTCGGTGCTGCTGCCGGTCTTCGCGGTGAGTTGCCTGGGTGCTCCGCAGTCGCTCACCGGGGTGGCCTTCGTGGTGAACACGGTGCTCTGTGCGGTGGCGGGGGTGCCGGTGGCGCGGCTGGCCCGTCGGGTCGGCAGCCGAACCAGGGCAGCGGCGCTCGGCGCCGGTTTCTTCGCGCTGGCCGGGCTCGGACAGGTGGTGTTGGGCACGCTGCGGCCGCACGCGCTGCCGGTGGTGATGGGCGGGCTGCTGCTCCTGGTGGTGGTGGCCACGGTGGGGGAGCTGGTGCACAACCCGTCCGCCGCGGCACTGGCCACTGCCGCGGCCCCGGTGGCACTGCGCGGGCGGTACCTGGCGACCTACCAGCTCTCCTGGTCGCTGGCGAAGACGCTCGCCCCCTCGCTCTTCACCCTGCTGCTGGCGGCCGACGCCCGGCTGCCCTGGCTGCTGGTCGCGGTGGCGGCGCTGGCGGGCGGTGCGCTGCTGCTGCGGCTGGGCCGGCTGCTGCCGGTGGCGGTGCTCAGCCCCGCACCGGCCACCGTGGGCACCCCCGGCAGTGCGAGCGCCAGCGTGAGCGGCGCCGACGCAGCCGCCTCTGTCGGCCCCTGCCGATTCGTTCCCGGTCCGCTTCCCGAGAATTCCCAAAAAATTTCTCCCGGCAAATTCCGAGCCAACCACGCCCTCGCTCCGCGAATTCTTTCGGACCCCTGCCCCGAGGCCCGCAGACTCGCCCGTCGGCCCGCCCGCCCCGCGTTCACCAGGTGA
- a CDS encoding MarR family winged helix-turn-helix transcriptional regulator: protein MDQSEQQPAAAGVDAVDAIIEQWRVARPDLQTDAMAVFGRIYRLARIMGDRIEKIYQEYGISRGEFDVLATLRRAPAPHTLSPRQLTATLMLTTGGMTGRLDKLERGGLVVRSPDPADRRGLRITLTNAGRAVVDQAATAGLTEQQRALTPLNGEQTQQLNELLRLLLIDI, encoded by the coding sequence ATGGATCAGTCAGAGCAGCAGCCGGCGGCAGCCGGCGTTGACGCGGTGGACGCGATCATCGAGCAGTGGCGGGTGGCCAGGCCGGACCTGCAGACGGACGCGATGGCGGTGTTCGGCCGGATCTACCGGCTGGCTCGGATCATGGGCGACCGGATCGAGAAGATCTACCAGGAGTACGGCATCAGCCGCGGCGAGTTCGACGTGCTCGCCACGCTGCGTCGGGCCCCCGCCCCGCACACGCTCTCGCCGCGCCAGCTGACCGCCACCCTGATGCTGACCACCGGTGGCATGACCGGCCGGCTCGACAAGCTGGAGCGCGGCGGCCTGGTGGTGCGCTCCCCCGACCCCGCGGACCGGCGCGGCCTGCGGATCACGCTCACCAACGCGGGCCGGGCGGTGGTCGACCAGGCGGCCACCGCCGGCCTGACCGAGCAGCAGCGGGCGCTGACCCCCCTCAACGGCGAACAGACGCAGCAGCTCAATGAGCTGCTGCGTCTGCTGCTGATCGATATCTGA
- a CDS encoding DUF5063 domain-containing protein, giving the protein MSDNSAHQAVHTVHTFEPDDFAVQIADSIKSFVLAVTEIAKGDEPGSAVSLLLLEVSQLLLAGGRLGAIEDVVPEDRFEPDAGPEPDGVELREHLAELLAPIDVYHEVFDPYGPPDKPNAFRISDDLAGVVSDLRHGLTHYDEGRVSEALWWWQFSYLSTWGSSCTAVLRALQSLIAHVRLDSPIGAVPDGADTDDDGLTDEQLEQQAGDLMAAELGA; this is encoded by the coding sequence ATGTCTGACAACAGCGCACACCAGGCGGTGCACACGGTTCACACCTTTGAACCGGATGACTTCGCGGTGCAGATCGCGGATTCCATCAAGAGCTTCGTGCTCGCGGTGACCGAGATCGCCAAGGGCGACGAACCGGGCAGCGCGGTGTCGCTGCTGCTCCTCGAGGTCTCCCAGCTGCTGCTGGCCGGCGGTCGGCTCGGCGCGATCGAGGACGTGGTGCCCGAGGACCGCTTCGAGCCGGACGCCGGCCCGGAGCCGGACGGCGTGGAGCTGCGCGAGCACCTCGCCGAGCTGCTCGCGCCGATCGACGTCTACCACGAGGTCTTCGACCCGTACGGTCCGCCGGACAAGCCGAACGCCTTCCGGATCTCGGACGACCTGGCGGGTGTGGTCAGCGACCTGCGGCACGGGCTGACCCACTACGACGAGGGCCGGGTCAGTGAGGCGCTCTGGTGGTGGCAGTTCTCCTACCTCTCCACCTGGGGCTCGAGTTGCACGGCGGTGCTGCGCGCGCTGCAGTCGCTGATCGCGCACGTGCGGTTGGACAGCCCGATCGGCGCGGTGCCGGACGGGGCCGACACCGACGACGACGGGTTGACGGACGAGCAGTTGGAGCAGCAGGCGGGCGACCTGATGGCGGCCGAGCTCGGGGCCTGA
- a CDS encoding aspartate-semialdehyde dehydrogenase, whose translation MTGGGADRSHRPNLAVVGATGAVGTVLLGILSARQDVWGEIRLVASARSAGRRLTVRGEQVEVVALSEEAFEGIDVAMFDVPDEVSAQWAPIAAAKGTVVVDNSGAFRMDEDVPLVVPEVNAAAARIRPRGIIANPNCTTMSMIVALGALHSEFGLRELVVASYQAASGAGQAGIEVLREQTAKVAGTGVGEQAGDLRALISDTGPFAAPLALNAVPWAGSLQEDGWSSEELKVRNESRKILGLANLRVAVTCVRIPVITTHSLAVHAVFEREVTQERAQEILAQAPGVVLYDNPGAGEFPTPNDVVGTDPTWVGRVRRSIDDPTALDLFVCGDNLRKGAALNTAQIAELVAGELIGRATP comes from the coding sequence ATGACCGGTGGCGGAGCGGATCGCAGCCACCGGCCCAACCTCGCGGTGGTCGGTGCCACCGGCGCGGTGGGCACGGTGCTGCTGGGCATCCTCTCCGCCCGTCAGGACGTCTGGGGCGAGATCCGGCTGGTCGCCTCGGCCCGCTCGGCCGGGCGCCGGCTGACCGTGCGCGGTGAGCAGGTCGAGGTCGTCGCACTGAGCGAGGAGGCCTTCGAGGGCATAGACGTCGCGATGTTCGACGTCCCCGACGAGGTCTCCGCGCAGTGGGCGCCGATCGCGGCGGCCAAGGGCACGGTCGTGGTCGACAACTCCGGCGCCTTCCGGATGGACGAGGACGTGCCGCTGGTGGTCCCCGAGGTCAACGCGGCCGCGGCCCGGATCCGCCCGCGCGGGATCATCGCCAACCCCAACTGCACCACGATGTCGATGATCGTGGCGCTCGGTGCGCTGCACTCCGAGTTCGGACTGCGTGAGCTGGTGGTCGCCTCCTACCAGGCGGCCTCCGGAGCCGGGCAGGCCGGGATCGAGGTGCTGCGCGAGCAGACCGCGAAGGTGGCCGGCACCGGCGTGGGCGAGCAGGCCGGCGATCTGCGGGCGCTGATCAGCGACACCGGTCCGTTCGCGGCGCCGCTGGCGCTGAACGCGGTGCCGTGGGCGGGCTCGCTGCAGGAGGACGGCTGGTCCTCCGAGGAACTGAAGGTCCGCAACGAGAGCCGCAAGATCCTCGGTCTTGCCAACCTGCGCGTCGCGGTGACCTGCGTGCGCATTCCGGTGATCACCACTCACTCGCTGGCCGTGCACGCGGTCTTCGAGCGCGAGGTGACGCAGGAGCGGGCGCAGGAGATCCTGGCCCAGGCACCCGGCGTGGTGCTGTACGACAACCCGGGGGCCGGGGAGTTCCCGACCCCGAACGACGTGGTCGGCACCGATCCCACCTGGGTCGGCCGGGTGCGCCGCTCGATCGACGACCCGACGGCGCTGGACCTGTTCGTCTGCGGCGACAACCTGCGCAAGGGCGCGGCCCTGAACACCGCGCAGATCGCCGAGCTGGTGGCCGGCGAGCTGATCGGCCGAGCCACCCCCTGA